One Malassezia restricta chromosome III, complete sequence DNA segment encodes these proteins:
- a CDS encoding ubiquinol-cytochrome-c reductase complex subunit (QCR10): MFRPTPAVLGAFRATSRVAFNKPAFQPHFGSVNSQYALKWVPSLFFWGATGGMFVTIAMSGVPLFKTDVLLKTPVASFFEDKTPDCDKPF; the protein is encoded by the exons ATGTTCCGTCCTACGCCTGCTGTTCTAGGCGCATTCCGTGCCACCTCGCGTGTTGCGTTCAACAAGCCCGCTTTTCAGCCTCACTTTGGCTCAGT TAACTCTCAGTACGCGCTCAA GTGGGTTCCTTCCCTCTTCTTTTGGGGCGCCACGGGCGGTATGTTTGTGACGATTGCGAtgagcggcgtgccgctgtTCAAGACCGATgtgctgctcaagacgcCGGTG GCTTCCTTCTTCGAGG ACAAGACGCCCGACTGTGACAAGCCATTCTGA
- a CDS encoding carbonic anhydrase: protein MSTSPPFSRALLDSLLDRNALWSQDFISQQPDLANALRQGQHPKVFWIGCSDSRVPESVVCNARPGELFVLRNVANQFHPNDDSAVSALIFAVQALGVEHVIVVGHTSCGGVTAAVNQAIKEQDEDHELPSTSALTRHLTPLTGLARYLRVRVRERNFMSPESMQDHLVPLLTEASVRRQIQNIVEHPVIQDNWNQKVSPLNGKVNPRVTIHGWVHNLSTGRLVDLNTSIHPPELHES from the coding sequence ATGTCGACTTCGCCACCTTTTTCGCGAGCGCTACTAGACTCGCTGCTCGATCGCAATGCATTATGGTCGCAAGACTTTATCTCTCAGCAGCCGGATCTTGCGAATGCCCTTCGACAGGGTCAGCATCCCAAGGTATTCTGGATCGGATGTAGTGACTCGCGTGTGCCTGAGAGTGTCGTATGCAACGCGCGCCCTGGTGAACTATTTGTGTTGCGCAACGTGGCGAACCAATTCCACCCGAACGACGACAGTGCGGTGAGCGCATTAATCTTTGCGGTGCAAGCCCTTGGAGTTGAGCACGTTATCGTCGTCGGGCACACCAGTTGTGGTGGTGTGACCGCCGCTGTAAACCAGGCTATTAAGGAACAGGACGAGGACCACGAGTTGCCATCTACCTCGGCGCTGACGCGGCACTTGACGCCTCTCACGGGGCTAGCCCGTTACCTCCGCGTGCGCGTACGTGAGCGCAACTTCATGTCGCCTGAATCCATGCAAGACCATCTTGTGCCGCTACTGACCGAAGCGAgtgtgcgccgccagaTCCAAAACATTGTGGAGCATCCCGTCATCCAGGACAACTGGAATCAAAAAGTGTCGCCGCTTAATGGCAAGGTGAATCCCCGTGTGACAATCCACGGCTGGGTCCACAACCTTAGTACGGGTCGTCTTGTGGACCTCAACACGTCAATTCATCCGCCGGAGCTTCATGAGAGCTAA
- a CDS encoding prolyl oligopeptidase, giving the protein MLFASRRSLVHLPISRVAPTIMAAHHHWTPSAYPYPSARRSDASTVYASKAHGHVVVPEPYDWLETPPSQSTETAAWTKAQSEYTARFVAQCKDKPALQERLKLNWDYARTSAPSLKPDGRYYYSYNAGLAPQSQIYRATREQVDTAQKSPSKEPVGELFFDTNVLSSDGTVALKWTSFSHSGKYMAYGISQSGSDWFRIFLRSTEQPMLSRSEGTDVGGDGHMPDVLDHIKFSGITWTHDDRGFFYQRFPATEHEDKGTETDANQDAQLYYHRLGTPQAEDILVVDSDPVTRSSMWHCDVTDDGQWLILANSKDTDNKMRYYAASLADGVSSRMAWIPISSDFAFMLDYIANDNTRFYMLSNKDAPNYRIVSFELDPTKARVVDHVSQLTGGISCFTDIVPEDPQAILTTAAVLDHNNLLAVYSRDVKDELWVFDLTTGDRITRLLPELVGTIAQLTGRRDHRESFVSSVSFANPGRVDRVSWEGLERTDRAVPPASVTEYATTHVAGIDANDYISTQVFVTSKDGTRIPMFLTHAKDTPLDGSAPALLYFYGGFNIPITPVFSPSMMTWVASYRGVLAFVNARGGGEYGDKWHDAGRLFHKQNVFDDVLAAAKWLHESKYARKGHITICGGSNGGMGVGAVVNQCTDEHGIGAAIADVGVHDMIKFPLWTIGKAWTADYGNPQEDGAAFDYNMTYSPLHTVRANKTYPTVILACADHDDRVVPAHSFKLAAEMQHTLANNANPILLRVDLQAGHGEGKSTQKRMEEAAEKYAIVAHVLGLPLTP; this is encoded by the coding sequence ATGCTATTTGCGAGCCGCCGGTCTCTTGTGCATCTTCCCATTTCGCGAGTAGCACCCACCATAATGGCAGCACATCATCATTGGACACCATCGGCGTACCCCTATCCGTCTGCGCGTCGCTCGGATGCGTCGACTGTGTACGCGAGTAaagcgcacggccatgtcgttgTGCCGGAGCCATACGATTGGCTCGAGACGCCACCGTCGCAAAGCACAGAAACGGCCGCGTGGACCAAGGCCCAGTCGGAGTACACAGCGCGGTTTGTTGCGCAGTGCAAGGACAAGCCCGCGCTTCAGGAACGGCTCAAGCTGAACTGGGACTATGCACGAACCAGTGCGCCGTCACTCAAGCCGGATGGCCGGTACTACTACTCGTACAATGCGGGACTTGCGCCACAGAGCCAGATATATCGTGCGACGCGCGAGCAGGTGGATACGGCGCAGAAGTCGCCTAGCAAGGAGCCCGTCGGCGAGTTATTCTTTGATACGAATGTGCTCAGCTCGGACGGAACTGTCGCGCTCAAATGGACGTCCTTCTCTCACAGCGGCAAGTACATGGCGTACGGTATCTCTCAGAGCGGATCAGACTGGTTCAGAATTTTCTTGCGCTCGACAGAGCAACCGATGCTGTCGCGCAGCGAAGGCACCGATGTGGGCGGAGACGGACACATGCCGGATGTGCTAGATCACATCAAATTTTCGGGCATCACATGGACGCATGATGACCGTGGCTTTTTCTACCAGCGCTTCCCAGCAACAGAGCACGAGGACAAGGGCACGGAAACGGATGCGAACCAGGACGCTCAGCTGTACTACCACCGCCTTGGCACACCGCAGGCTGAGGACATCCTCGTGGTTGACAGCGACCCTGTCACGCGTAGCTCTATGTGGCACTGCGACGTGACTGACGATGGCCAATGGCTGATTCTAGCCAATTCGAAGGACACGGACAACAAGATGCGCTATTACGCGGCTTCACTGGCCGATGGCGTGTCTTCGCGGATGGCATGGATCCCCATCTCGAGCGACTTTGCATTCATGCTCGACTACATCGCGAACGACAACACACGCTTTTACATGCTTTCGAATAAGGATGCACCGAACTATCGCATTGTGTCGTTTGAGCTCGATCCGACGAAggcacgcgtcgtggacCATGTGTCGCAGCTGACGGGCGGTATCAGCTGCTTTACTGACATTGTGCCAGAGGATCCGCAGGCTATTCTCACCACAGCTGCCGTCCTTGACCACAACAATCTGCTCGCGGTGTATTCCCGCGACGTCAAGGACGAACTGTGGGTCTTTGACCTCACGACGGGAGACCGCATCACGCGTCTCCTGcccgagctcgtcggcacTATTGCTCAGCTCACGGGCCGTCGCGACCATCGCGAGTCGTTTGTGTCGTCTGTGTCATTCGCCAACCCTGGCCGTGTCGACCGCGTGTCGTGGGAAGGTCTTGAACGCACCGAccgcgctgtgccgcccgcGTCAGTGACCGAATATGCGACGACGCATGTGGCGGGTATTGACGCCAACGACTATATCTCGACGCAGGTCTTCGTGACGAGCAAAGACGGCACACGCATTCCCATGTTCCTGACGCATGCAAAGGACACGCCGCTCGATGgctcggcaccggcgcTGCTCTACTTCTACGGCGGCTTCAACATCCCCATCACACCCGTGTTCTCGCCATCGATGATGACGTGGGTCGCATCGTATCGCGGTGTGCTCGCGTTTGTGAACGCccgtggtggtggtgaATACGGCGACAAATGGCACGATGCCGGCCGTCTGTTCCACAAGCAAAACGTGTttgacgacgtgcttgCTGCTGCCAAGTGGCTCCACGAGTCCAAATACGCACGCAAAGGGCACATTACGATTTGTGGCGGCAGTAatggcggcatgggcgtcggtgccgtCGTGAATCAGTGCACGGACGAGCATGGTATCGGAGCAGCGATTGCGGATGTCGGCGTGCATGACATGATCAAGTTCCCGCTGTGGACGATTGGCAAGGCATGGACGGCTGACTATGGCAACCCGCAGGAAGATGGCGCGGCGTTTGACTACAACATGACATACTCGCCACTGCACACGGTGCGAGCCAACAAGACCTACCCGACCGTGATCCTGGCATGCGCTGATCACGACGACCGCGTCGTGCCGGCGCATTCATTCAAGCTCGCAGCTGAGATGCAACATACGCTCGCCAACAATGCGAATCCGATTCTCCTGCGTGTAGATCTGCAGGCCGGCCATGGTGAAGGTAAGAGCACACAGAAGCGCATGGAAGAGGCCGCAGAGAAGTACGCGATcgtcgcgcatgtgctcggTCTGCCTCTGACGCCATAG
- a CDS encoding SHO1 osmosensor, with protein sequence MLKLPKLDLMKQCGLAVFGLGALLMICGWFIAFVSLCYGQSESYFDRFDYSHSAWFIIWIQLFLCFAIFGHFFLPFPTDFMVSVFLGACFAITLIVSDAHLYADSRMNLLEVEANNDRGSMTALTTGFLILALGNLFALCYFAVKFDLEHRPNKQIDDSFGGIKGSGISGPGGIIGSFPGSGLRQRAGFQGENPVDSVGVNSMSYPPQAANSMAPRSPDLGTPNALGSDPLSNGYSRPNDVEIGMPTTGSAVNATSTETPFVQAPRQDASLPLNETAKDDNLAPPILSSNLGPSTAGAAGGAVPAAAAGASGTQSALQRAEALYSYKASEDDPTEISFAKGDVLQIVDSSGKWWQAQRPNGELGIVPSNYLRLI encoded by the coding sequence ATGTTGAAGCTGCCCAAGTTGGATCTCATGAAGCAGTGTGGACTCGCCGTGTTTGGGCTCGGCGCTCTCCTGATGATTTGCGGTTGGTTCATTGCCTTCGTGAGCTTGTGTTACGGCCAGTCGGAGTCATACTTTGACCGGTTCGACTACTCCCACTCCGCATGGTTCATCATTTGGATTCAGCTTTTCCTCTGCTTTGCCATCTTTGGCCACTTTTTCCTTCCCTTCCCCACCGACTTCATGGTCTCTGTTTTCCTTGGAGCTTGCTTTGCCATTACGTTGATCGTCTCCGATGCTCACCTTTACGCTGATTCGCGTATGAACCTATTGGAGGTCGAAGCTAATAACGACCGCGGCTCCATGACAGCGCTCACGACCGGTTTCCTGATCCTCGCTCTCGGTAACCTGTTTGCTCTCTGCTACTTTGCCGTCAAGTTCGACCTTGAGCACCGCCCCAACAAGCAGATTGACGACTCGTTCGGCGGTATCAAAGGCTCCGGCATTAGCGGCCCAGGTGGCATCATCGGCTCATTCCCGGGCAGCGGTCTTCGCCAGCGCGCAGGTTTCCAGGGCGAAAACCCTGTGGACTCGGTCGGAGTCAACAGCATGTCGTACCCTCCTCAGGCTGCCAATTCGATGGCTCCTCGGTCGCCTGacctcggcacgccgaaTGCTCTTGGATCAGACCCTCTGTCGAATGGTTACTCGCGCCCTAATGATGTTGAAATCGGCATGCCCACGACCGGCAGTGCTGTTAACGCGACGTCGACCGAGACGCCATTTGTTCAGGCTCCACGCCAGGACGCTTCATTGCCTCTCAACGAGACTGCCAAGGACGACAACCTCGCTCCACCTATCCTCTCCTCGAACCTCGGCCCCTCGACTGCGGGTGCTGCTGGCGGTGCCGTTCCggctgctgccgctggcgcTTCAGGCACGCAAAGTGCTTTACAACGCGCCGAGGCTCTCTACTCGTACAAGGCCAGTGAGGACGACCCTACTGAGATTTCGTTCGCCAAGGGCGACGTTCTCCAGATTGTCGACAGCTCTGGCAAGTGGTGGCAGGCTCAGCGCCCTAATGGTGAGCTCGGTATTGTGCCAAGCAACTACCTCCGTTTGATCTAA
- a CDS encoding uracil-DNA glycosylase, whose protein sequence is MSVPKRARSPSVDEFDGLDADDLIRAVQESETPKKARVNETAPTPAPYTQPYSGTAEDPLLLERTTMSKAWFERLEPAMRQESFKKLKAFLDAEKRAGKTIYPPPHLIHSWSRTTPLEQVKVVIVGQDPYHQPGQACGHCFSVPKGKAVPASLQNIYKELKAEFPNDFVPPRHGCLDGWARQGVLLLNACLTVNAGAAGSHHNHGWEPFTREILKSVLKTSSQSAHSGPLASMFANQGVQKESDGPHKGVVFLAWGLPAAKTLAEAGITEKTPNVLLLKSPHPSPLSAHRGFLGNGHFAKANAWLEERYGKGGGIRWSDL, encoded by the exons ATGAGCGTACCCAAACGAGCGCGCTCCCCAAGTGTGGATGAATTTGACGGGTTGGATGCAGATGATCTGATTCGGGCCGTACAAGAATCTGAGACACCCAAAAAGGCGCGTGTGAACGAGACAGCGCCGACACCCGCGCCATACACGCAGCCCTACTCAGGTACGGCTGAGGACCCGCTcctcctcgagcgcacAACCATGAGCAAAGCGTGGTTCGAGAGGCTCGAGCCAGCCATGCGGCAAGAGTCGTTCAAAAAACTCAAGGCGTTCTTGGATGCCGAGAAAAGAGCCGGCAAGACGATTTATCCGCCGCCACATCTTATTCACAGCTGGTCCCGCACGACCCCGCTTGAGCAGGTCAAGGTCGTGATTGTGGGCCAGGACCCATACCACCAGCCTGGCCAGGCATGTGGCCACTGTTTTTCCGTGCCCAAGGGCAAAGCCGTTCCTGCCAGTCTACAGAATATATACAAGGAGCTCAAGGCAGAATTTCCTAATGACTTTGTGCCACCACGCCACGG GTGCCTCGACGGATGGGCTCGACAGGGTGTGTTGCTCCTCAACGCGTGTTTGACCGTCAatgcaggcgcagctggtTCACATCATAATCACGGTTGGGAGCCGTTTACACGCGAGATTCTCAAATCCGTTCTCAAGACGTCGTCTCAGTCGGCCCATAGCGGGCCCCTTGCATCCATGTTTGCGAACCAGGGCGTCCAAAAGGAAAGCGATGGACCGCACAAGGGCGTCGTGTTCCTTGCATGGGGCCTCCCTGCCGCCAAGACACTGGCCGAAGCAGGCATCACCGAA AAAACACCCAATGTCTTGCTATTAAAGTCGCCACACCCATCACCACTGAGTGCACATCGTGGGTTCTTGGGGAACGGCCACTTTGCCAAGGCCAACGCATGGCTCGAAGAACGATACGGAAAGGGAGGGGGCATTCGATGGAGTGATTTATAG
- a CDS encoding U3 small nucleolar RNA-associated protein 25, translated as MHICRMIVRVLGIPRLFGAPIDNGMAKSDAVLGLSKRHGGKNQKKRSSYVWRLGQLFFLFTTMSDPLAHVRLMTMLNVKATHPRKEDENMPKKRVRTSVPPHAAPVRNERPETPTKTEPDEPVAPVLVAEDDDEDRADAFQCHFAEVNPENLAWKEPEHIRILGGAVVTRADRSLQERPVSRPHARVWRAFEAKHALSRMQSEVLECIGTYTDFWHSRVAIQDHDLFRQVCAMHAMSHIAKTRQRILKNNEKLAKAAAAHTDDDDELPEFRDQGFTRPKVLLVVPFRHTAKVWVDMLMSYAGCEQVEQKTRFHKEFSLPPGSFDKLADPEFAHRYPDDHRHTFQGNIDDNFKLGIKLTRKTLKLYSPFYESDVIVASPLGLRLLIEKEHEHDYLSSMEVVMVDQMDVMLMQNWDHVRFILACVNQIPKEAHDTDFSRVRPWYLDGHASLLRQTILFSTFDAPEFRQLFHSLRNVGGKVRTTALGPDDVPSMSLVPPGVRQTFFRFECSNPQSEGDQRLTAFKERILSLLKKSAVSASHTMIIVPSYFDFVRLEDDFRRMDPPMSYTTLTEYSTGRDISRAREAFFSGKKSVLLLTERFHFYRRYLIRGAITVVFYAPPEHAVYYPEFIRAPLSVRDASSAAPTDPADLQVWTLFCKYDLLRLERVVGASQARKMLTGTDTSYRFL; from the coding sequence ATGCATATCTGTCGTATGATAGTCCGAGTACTTGGGATTCCGCGACTCTTTGGCGCGCCGATTGATAATGGCATGGCCAAGTCCGACGCGGTTCTTGGACTGAGCAAGCGGCATGGTGGCAAGAACCAAAAAAAGCGTTCTTCTTACGTGTGGAGGTTAGGTCAACTTTTTTTTCTCTTTACCACGATGAGTGATCCTTTGGCGCATGTGCGGCTTATGACCATGCTCAACGTCAAAGCCACACATCCACGCAAGGAAGATGAGAACATGCCAAAGAAGCGAGTGCGAACATCTGTACCGCCtcacgctgcgcctgtgcgcaATGAACGACCTGAGACGCCGACCAAGACGGAGCCTGATGAGCCCGTGGCGCCTGTGTTGGTGGctgaggatgacgacgaggaccGTGCCGATGCATTTCAATGCCACTTTGCGGAGGTGAATCCTGAAAATTTAGCGTGGAAGGAGCCGGAGCACATTCGCATCctgggcggcgccgtcgtcacgCGGGCGGATCGCTCGCTTCAGGAACGTCCTGTCTCTCGTCCGCACGCGCGTGTGTGGCGAGCCTTTGAGGCCAAACATGCCCTATCGCGCATGCAATCTGAAGTTCTGGAGTGCATAGGCACGTACACGGACTTTTGGCActcgcgcgtcgcgatTCAGGACCATGACCTGTTTCGCCAAGTTtgtgccatgcatgccatgAGCCACATTGCCAAGACTCGTCAACGCATCCTTAAGAACAATGAAAAACTTGCCAAAGCTGCTGCCGCACACAcggatgatgacgacgagctgcccGAGTTTCGTGACCAGGGCTTTACGCGACCCAAGGTACTTCTTGTCGTGCCGTTTCGACACACGGCCAAGGTATGGGTCGATATGTTGATGTCCTATGCAGGGTGtgagcaagtcgagcaaAAGACGCGTTTTCACAAGGAGTTTTCTCTACCACCTGGCTCGTTTGACAAGCTTGCTGACCCCGAGTTCGCACACAGATACCCCGACGACCACCGGCACACGTTCCAAGGCAACATTGACGACAATTTTAAGCTGGGCATCAAACTCACGCGCAAGACTCTGAAGCTGTACAGTCCATTTTATGAGAGTGACGTGATTGTTGCGAGTCCTTTGGGTTTGCGTCTTCTTATCGAGAAGGAGCATGAGCACGACTATCTCTCCTCCATGGAGGTGGTCATGGTTGACCAGATGGACGTGATGCTGATGCAGAACTGGGATCATGTGCGATTTATATTGGCATGCGTGAATCAAATCCCCAAGGAGGCGCATGATACCGACTTTTCGCGGGTGCGGCCCTGGTACCTCGATGGACATGCGTCGCTCTTGCGTCAGACGATCTTATTTTCTACGTTTGATGCGCCCGAGTTCCGGCAGCTGTTTCATTCGCTTCGCAATGTGGGAGGGAaggtgcgcacgacggcacTTGGACCTGACGACGTGCCTAGCATGTCGCTCGTTCCGCCAGGCGTCCGCCAAACCTTTTTCCGCTTCGAGTGCTCTAATCCGCAGAGTGAGGGAGATCAACGGCTCACAGCGTTTAAAGAGCGTATTCTGTCGCTGCTGAAAAAGTCGGCGGTGAGCGCGTCACACACGATGATCATCGTCCCGTCTTACTTTGACTTTGTGCGTCTGGAGGACGACTTTCGGCGCATGGACCCGCCGATGTCGTATACGACACTGACCGAGTACTCGACGGGCCGTGACATTTCGCGTGCGCGGGAGGCCTTCTTCTCCGGCAAGAAAAGTGTGCTTTTATTGACGGAGCGCTTCCACTTTTACCGCCGCTACCTGATTCGCGGTGCGATCACTGTGGTGTTTTATGCGCCGCCCGAGCATGCTGTCTACTACCCAGAATTCATTCGTGCGCCGCTATCAGTCCGCGATGCTTCGTCCGCGGCACCGACAGACCCCGCCGACTTGCAGGTATGGACGCTCTTCTGCAAGTACGACCTACTGCGTCTAGAGCGTGTGGTCGGGGCGTCACAAGCACGCAAGATGCTGACGGGGACCGACACGTCGTACCGCTTCCTCTAA
- a CDS encoding PUA domain protein — MSFFRKLDPKTDLGTPSSLKSSVQRGIRTKLLEQYPDTLGADDGALLESIWPKKESITSAKYKPEHIQILLLRNMPIFFQHYDGPYIPTLHLLHKYPALLPSIQVDRGAIKFLLSGAAVMAPGLTSAGGRLPDPSKGEKPLPKETVVSIKAQGKEFEVAIGVLKVDTEEIRAKGKGIAVDNVHYLGDDLWAICSRGGLQ, encoded by the coding sequence ATGTCGTTCTTCAGGAAGCTCGATCCCAAGACGGATCTCGGTACGCCTTCGTCGCTCAAGTCGTCTGTGCAGCGGGGCATCCGTaccaagctgctggagcagtACCCCGACACGCTTGGCGCCGACGATGGCGCACTCCTCGAAAGCATCTGGCCGAAGAAGGAGTCCATCACGTCAGCCAAGTACAAGCCAGAACACATCCAAatcctgctgctgcgcaacATGCCGATCTTTTTCCAGCACTATGATGGCCCATACATCCCGACTCTGCATCTCCTGCACAAGTACCCGGCGCTCCTGCCGTCGATCCAGGTGGATCGTGGTGCGATCAAGTTCCTCCTGTCGGGTGCCGCTGTCATGGCGCCGGGTCTGACATCGGCAGGCGGTCGACTCCCTGACCCCAGCAAGGGTGAGAAGCCGCTGCCGAAAGAGACCGTTGTGAGCATCAAGGCCCAGGGCAAAGAGTTTGAGGTCGCGATCGGCGTGCTGAAAGTTGACACAGAGGAGATCCGCGCCAAGGGCAAGGGCATTGCTGTGGACAATGTACACTACCTTGGTGACGATCTGTGGGCCATCTGCTCTCGCGGTGGTCTTCAGTAA
- a CDS encoding large subunit GTPase 1, with amino-acid sequence MPLAQSKNRVGLGHAIINRRAKESRNPKYSDYHTTDMHIGQAKWTKLQSVTHEGALEEFLNTAAMADADFTAERRTDKIIDTHSRTRHNPYLLTPQQEQEVLQNQHANKDRLRVPRRPEWDAHTTPAQLERMEKDAFLNWRRGLAELQDGIGFVLTPFERNLEVWRQLWRVIERSQLIVQIVDARNPLRFRCEDLEKYVHSMPANPGDMASIPSEERATYRGPRRTLLLINKADLLDTEQRRQWAEYFQKQGVMFAFFSAHDEVARQLAKLQREAQFEHSAVEEVTGAVQDTLALDHDPSRILGVLELERLFLQCAPDLALFRRHEPNLPHDGIPEKLTVGFVGYPNVGKSSTINALLGEKKVSVSATPGKTKHFQTIHLSPTTIICDCPGLVFPQFSTSPADLVCDGILPIDQMREYTAPAELVAQRIPEDILSRFYNMDIPTLSAEEGGQGRPTGMELLTAYAMARGLARQGQGNPDESRAARYVLKDYVNARLLYAHPPPGIDPAAFNAAQQNRLREELPERRPEAAPLVTPHMHGGRMAESSSKTASLDQAFFGPSSASGAHVKGRRRMPPVGRLGLESEAPAGLGSKKHHKGHRRRKQRSAQT; translated from the coding sequence ATGCCGCTTGCTCAGTCCAAGAACCGCGTCGGACTTGGCCATGCCATTATCAATCGGCGCGCCAAAGAGTCGCGGAATCCCAAGTACTCGGACTATCATACGACAGATATGCATATTGGCCAGGCTAAATGGACGAAGCTGCAGTCCGTAACGCACGAAGGGGCGTTGGAAGAGTTTCTGAACACGGCTGCCATGGCGGACGCCGATTTTACTGCTGAGCGACGTACTGACAAAATCATCGATACGCACTCACGGACACGCCATAATCCTTACCTGCTAACGCCGCAGCAGGAGCAAGAAGTGCTGCAAAACCAGCACGCCAACAAGGACCGCCTGCGTGTGCCACGCCGTCCTGAATGGGACGCACATACAACGCCGGCGCAACTTGAGCGCATGGAAAAAGACGCCTTTTTGAATTGGCGCCGAGGTCTTGCTGAGCTGCAGGACGGTATTGGCTTTGTATTGACGCCATTTGAGCGGAACTTGGAGGTGTGGCGTCAGCTGTGGCGTGTGATTGAGCGCAGCCAGTTGATCGTGCAGATTGTCGACGCACGCAATCCGCTGCGTTTTCGATGCGAGGATTTGGAAAAGTATGTGCACAGCATGCCGGCGAATCCAGGCGACATGGCGTCGATCCCGTCAGAAGAAAGAGCCACGTACCGTGGTCCACGTCGCACGCTTCTTCTCATAAACAAGGCCGATTTATTGGATACTGAACAGCGGCGCCAGTGGGCTGAGTATTTCCAAAAGCAAGGCGTGATGTTCGCATTCTTTAGTGCACACGATGAAGTTGCACGCCAACTGGCCAAGCTacagcgcgaggcacaATTCGAGCACAGCGCTGTTGAGGAAGTgacaggcgccgtgcaggATACGCTCGCACTTGATCATGACCCCTCGCGAATTCTTGGCGTGCTGGAATTGGAACGTCTCTTTTTGCAGTGTGCGCCAGACTTGGCTTTGTTCCGCCGGCATGAGCCGAATTTGCCCCACGACGGTATACCAGAAAAATTGACCGTAGGGTTTGTCGGCTATCCTAACGTCGGTAAGTCATCCACGATCAATGCCCTGTTGGGCGAGAAAAAGGTGTCGGTTAGCGCGACGCCAGGAAAAACCAAGCATTTTCAAACAATCCATCTGAGTCCCACCACCATCATATGTGACTGCCCTGGTCTCGTGTTTCCCCAGTTTTCCACGTCGCCGGCAGATTTGGTGTGCGACGGCATCTTGCCCATCGACCAGATGCGAGAGTATACAGCACCTGCTGAGCTTGTTGCACAGCGCATCCCGGAGGATATCTTAAGTCGCTTCTACAATATGGACATTCCGACGCTCAGTGCGGAAGAGGGCGGCCAGGGCCGTCCAACGGGTATGGAATTGCTCACGGCTTATGCCATGGCCCGTGGCCTTGCGCGGCAGGGTCAAGGAAATCCGGACGAGTCGCGGGCAGCGCGCTACGTGCTCAAAGACTATGTGAATGCACGTCTTTTGTACGCGCACCCGCCGCCCGGCATTGATCCAGCCGCGTTCAATGCGGCTCAACAGAACAGGCTGCGTGAAGAACTTCCAGAAAGGCGCCCagaagcggcgccgctcgtcaCGCCACACATGCATGGCGGACGTATGGCCGAGTCGTCGTCCAAGACGGCGTCGTTGGATCAAGCGTTTTTTGGTCCGTCGTCAGCTTCGGGCGCACACGTCAAgggccgccgccgcatgccGCCCGTGGGACGTCTGGGCCTCGAATCTGAGGCTCCAGCTGGCCTCGGATCAAAAAAGCATCACAAGGGCCACAGGCGACGCAAGCAGCGATCAGCTCAGACGTAA
- a CDS encoding ubiquitin carboxyl-terminal hydrolase L3 — translation MTTWVPLEANPELFNAWASALGLDTSKYAFYDIFGLDPELLAMVPGPVEAVLLLFPLSPKIEAARQARETCLAQDDLLWFPQTIGNACGTIGLLHAIANSAASQAVQPDTALAHLLSQARSVPAEARPDVLVQCEALRNAHATTAAQGQTTAPDADDDVDLHFIAFVRSASSGALIELDGRQSRGPIVRLPHIEADELLPKAAAYIQQHYMAADPDQVQFNLIALSASV, via the coding sequence ATGACAACGTGGGTGCCATTAGAGGCGAATCCGGAGCTCTTCAACGCGTGGGCATCAGCACTTGGCCTCGACACGTCTAAGTATGCATTCTATGATATCTTCGGGCTTGATCCCGAGCTGCTTGCCATGGTACCAGGGCCCGTAGAAgccgtgctgctgcttTTTCCGCTCTCGCCCAAGATtgaggcggcgcgtcaggcgcgagagacgtgcctcgcgcaggaCGACCTCTTGTGGTTTCCTCAGACCATTGGCAATGCATGCGGCACTATTGGTCTCCTGCACGCCATCGCCAACTCGGCTGCGTCCCAGGCCGTGCAGCCTGACACGGCTCTAGCGCATTTGCTGTCTCAGGCGCGTTCGGTGCCCGCGGAGGCTCGACCGGATGTGCTGGTCCAATGCGAGGCCCTGCGCAATGCGCACGCCACGACAGCGGCTCAAGGCCAGACAACCGCACCGGACGCTGATGACGATGTCGACTTGCACTTTATCGCGTTTGTCCGCAGTGCCTCGTCCGGCGCCCTTATCGAGCTGGATGGGCGCCAATCACGCGGGCCTATCGTGCGCCTACCGCATATCGAGGCTGATGAACTTTTGCCCAAGGCTGCCGCCTATATCCAGCAGCACTATATGGCCGCCGACCCAGATCAAGTCCAATTTAACCTCATTGCCCTAAGTGCGAGTGTCTAG